The genomic stretch GCACATTGCAAGCCATTCCTTCAACAGGCCATGGTTGTCGGAGATCATCATCTAGTCTCATCATTTCATAATCCTGAACTTCTAATTCGTCCATTTTGAATTCTACAaaaatttatttagatatttatttcTCAATGTGTGTGTTGTATTTCAGGtttgtaaacagcaaaataaAAGCTTAAAATCGCattgtttcattttcattatctgtttatataacaaaaatagaCTAGACACCCTTACTCTATTTTCAGAAGTGCTATTTAAGTCTTCCATTGACATCTATTCCTATCCATATAACTGTTCATACTTCatgtacttatacatgtataaatcctCTAATATTCTTATGTGCAAATTTTAAAAACTAGACTGAAAACCCCTACTTTATTTTTCGGAAGTTTCATTTAAGTCTTAATATGACATCTAACCTATGAAAATTATACACTTtcctttattctatttttttttttctttggaaaaATGAGCCTATTACTGTTGAGTTCACATTTCGGAAGTTATCACCCCTACTTGAAAACTGTATACCTAATAATTGTTTCacacagaaaaatatatttaaaaagaaaatctaTCTCCTATCTAAGTTTAATTTATTGTATCGCATATAcgacaaatacaaataaaatataacagaGTCATGATAAATGCTAGTACTAAAATTTAATTCCTGCCTTCATTTAATTCACTCTATTTatagtatgtatttttttttttcctattgGTTCTCGCATTATTTACTTTACTCAATGTCACCCTTACCTAACgatattttttgttatctgtgAATTACTTTGTTGACATATTACTGTaataacatttttacatattAACTATACACAAGACATATATCTGaacttatcatttaaaaaaatatatatacaatctcTCCTGCTCTCTATAATGACGGAGAATACTTAAGTGGCTTATGTACTGTACGACCGCAGCGTGTTCTTCTAGGCGGCGTGACCGGTTCAACCGTGAACTCTCTTTCATTAAACGAATTATCAAGAATGGGGTGGCTAATTTCATTAATTTCTTCGTCTTCAAAATCGTCGGGTAAGAAATCTAACGTTTGCGTATCATCATAAACAGGCTCGTTTTCAACTTGTTCATCTTGAACTTGCCAGATTTCAGGTATTTCCCTCCCATTATAGGGTTTCAAATGATCGACATGGACAACAATATCTTTACTTTTAGGATCCCTTTGAATTTGATAAGTCACTGAcgttatttttcttttaactaGATATGGTCCTATCCAGCCTAACCCAAATTTTATATTAGCACGAGGTGGGTACCATCGCCAAGCAAATTCCCCTTCAGAAAAACTACGCGGTTTTACACCGCGGTCATAGTGTTTCTTCTGACGGTTAGCtgctttctttaaattttcattagCAAATGAATAGGTAAGGTCAAGGGTATATTTTAACCACTCTATGTACTGAACAGGACATGTTTCACTTTTATTTTGTGTAGGGACTCCTGCAATTATATCAATGGGACATTGCATGTCACGACCAAACATCATTTTATGTGGAGAAACTCCTATACTGTCCTGAATTGTAGCCCGAAAAGCCATCAAAAGATAGGGAATATGATCGTCCCAGTCATTTCTGTTTAAATTTGCGAAAATAGACAACATCTGTTTTAAAGTTCTATTCATACGTTCGACGAGACCATCAGACTGAGGCCTATATGGGCAAGTACGGATCTTTTCTATTCCAAAGAGAGAACACAAATTTGCAAATAAATCAGATTCAAATTCACGACCTTGGTCAGAATGTATTTGACTTGGTAAACCAAAACGACAGAAAAATTGGGTAGCTAATTTATCTGCTACGGTTAAAGCGTTATGCCTTACAACAGGATAAACCTCTGTCCATTTTGTGAAATAATCCTGAACTACTATCATATACTCGTTGCCATCTTGAGTAATAGGACAAGGACCAACAATATCAATTCCAATTCTATCAAAAGGGGAACCTACTAAAGACTGTTGTAGAGGGGCCTTGCCTATACCGGGTCCCCGTTtacatctttcacataaattgCACTGTTTAACCCAACAAGCTATGTCAGAAGACATTCCAGGCCAATAAAAACGACGTCTTATAGAGTCTAAAGTTTTATCTCGACCCATATGTCCTGCGGTTCGTTTTTCATGTAATTCACTGAAAATCTTATCCCTCATTTCTTTGGGAGCAACTAAAACTAACTTTTCTTCCCCGATTTCTGAATGAAACTGGTAGAATAAAAGAccatttcttatttctatagacTCCCATTGACTCCACAAAACCCTACATTCATATGATGCATCTTCAATATAATGTTTTGGGGGCTTATTATCGAACAAAGATTTCAAATCTAAAATTTTCTTAATATTTGGGTCTCTATTTTGCATTTCAGCAATTTGTTCATGTGTCCAAAAAGCCAACCAGTTAcaaaacaaattttcattttgacTATTTTCGGTTTCCTCTGAAATATCTAAATCCTGTACTGAAGCATGTGGGTCTTCCATATTTTCTTGTGTGGCCATCAGTGGGGTCACAAAGAATGAAGATTTTGCATCTTCTCTTAATATATTTGACACCAATAAGCTTTCATTAGTACAATCAGGACAATCGGTCCTGACACATTTTCTGTGAGGACGCCGGGACAACCCATCAGCATTACTATGAAGGCTTCCTTTTCTGTGTTCTAAAGCATAATCAAAAGTTTCTAGGATAGTTATCCATCTAGCCAAAATTCCTTCTggatctttgaaatttttaagccATATCAAAGAGGCATGGTCAGTTCGAACTTTAAAAGGTCTTCCCCACAAATAATGGCGGAAATGtttaacaaaagaaactattgCCAAAAGTTCTTTGTAAGTTGTACAGTATTTTCTCTGTGCATTATTTAAAGTTTTACTGGCATAGGCAATGACTTTTTCTTCGCCGTTTTGAATTTGGGATAAAACAGCCCCTATTCCGTTGTCACAAGCATCTGTGTCAAGAACAAATTTACCCTCCATATTTGGATAAGCTAAAATTGGAGAAGaaattaatttctgttttaaCTTTTCAAATGCATGACTACATTtatctgaaaacaaaaatttcttgtttttctttgtcAATTCTGTTAAAGGGGAAGCTATTTCTGAAAAATTTTCAATGAACTTTCTATAATAACCCGCTAGCCCCAGGAAACTTCGGACCTCTCTTATATTTGTCGGTTCTGGCCAATGTTTAACTGCCTGTATTTTAGTAGGGTCACAGGAAATACCATCACCGGAAACTAGATGCCCCAAAAATAATACTTGATGCTGAAACAGGGAACACTTTGAAGGTTTGAGTTTGAGATTTGCCTGCCTAAACCTTTCAAAAACTAATTTGACATTCTGCAAAGCCTTTTCAAATGTAGCACCGTAAATAATAACATCATCCAAATAACATAGACAATATTCCCATTGATATCCTCTTAACACCAATTCCATCAACCTTTCGAAAGTAGCTGGAGCATTACATAAACCAAAACTTAGgactttaaattcaaaaagacCTTTATGGGACGAAAAAGCTGTTTTCTCCCTACTTTTTGGCTCGACTTCGCATTGCCAATAACCTGACGTTAAATCGACGGTTGTGAACCAATTATTACCTCCTAACGTATCCAAGGAAGTGTCTATTCTTGGCAAAGGATAGGCATCTTTTTTCGTAACTGAATTTATGGATCTATAGTCCAGACAGAAGCGCCATGCAAGCTTTCCTGAGGGATCAGAAGGGTCGGTCTTTTTAGCAACCAAAAGTATGGGTGAGGACCAAGGACTATTACTGGGTTGaattatgtcttcatctaacaTTTTCTGAATTTCCGTTTCAATTATTTCTTTCTGAAACATTGGTACCCTTCGCGGTGGTATTTTAATCGGCTTAGCATCGCCCGTGTCTATAGTATGCTGAACTAAATCTGTACGCCCAAGTTTTCCATCCGGTCCGGTAAAAATATCCCGATATTCCAACACTAATCCCTTAACTTCATTTTTCTGTTCCTCAGTTAATTTTGAAGATGTCTTATCAATTAAAGGTTGCAAATGCTTTGGCAGATCAACTTGTGATTCTATTTTATCTATAGAATTGACTTCCGGCCATTGTTTAATATAGTCAACTTTTTCTAAAACGCCTAATGTGGTTTTACGTCTAAGTTTAATTGGTTTGTTAGACAAATTAATTGCGTTTACACACAGCTTAGTTTCTGGTTTACTTAATAAAGTCCTAGCAATAAATAAACCttctttttgtaatcttttacaaggTTCTAACACACTCAAATTTTTATCTATCAACTCAGGAGTGGGAACTTCAAGTGTTATTTCAGACTTAGGGGGAATAACTGTTTCACTATTTAATCTAACAAAAAAACAAGAGTTATGTCCCTGTTTATATAGTTTAACTTTATGACCTGACAAGACCATTTCAGGCTTCGCAATTAGAACTTGTGcatcatttatttctaaaaaatccATACCAAGTATCCCTGAAATTTCATGAATCCCGGCTACTATGAATTCATGTTCAAACACTTTACTTGACATAATAAATTTCAAAGTTATTTTTCCCAAAATTTCAATATTGCTTCCATCAGCAGCTGATAGAGTTGTTTTAACTCTTTGTAACTTTGAAGGAGCAATCCCCATTTTATCAAAGATAGTTTTTGAGAGTATACTAGCTACTGATCCTGTatcaactaaaattttaaaagtaactttTTGACATTTGGCTGTAGCAAATAAACAATTTTGCTGTATTGCACTAATTCTAATTGGAGGCCTTTctgtttcaatttcattttcaagGTTTTCGGCTGAATCTTTGGCCCTAAGTCCAGCCCTTAATCGTTTCCCTTATCATTTGAACCTGTCTGgtcattaaaatcatttactTTATTAGTTGTCCTACAGTATTTTGCAAGATGTCCCCACCTGTTACAATTAACACAGTGAGTAGCTGGTGCAGCACAATTTCTATAATGATGACCAAATTTGTCACAATTTTGACATTCTGTTTCTTTTCTACAGAATTTAGCAAAATGTCCTTCTTTGCCACATTTATAACAAGTAACTGGATTGGGGTAATTTCTTGTTTTTCCTACTGTCAAATTGTCTAATTTATCAGACATTTTCCCAAAACAACTACTAATTACTTCAGTcaaatctttaatttcattttgagGACATGCTGACATTTCTTTCTTACTATTTTCAGTTTtctctttattttgtttatttctatttatattattGACTGGCAGAGACAGAGGATTATCATCTTTTGGCTTTCGCGGCGGATTCATTTGTGCACCGGTAAATGCTTCAAATTCCACGGCACAAGCAATAGCAGCTTCTAATTTTTGTGGATGTGCAAATTGCACATGTTTTTCCATTTCTACGTTGGATAACCCGTTTATAAACTGATTTATCACTAACTGTTCTAATACAGTGTTATATTCTCCTTCGGGATAAGCCAAACGAACTAATCGTCGTAACGCGTAACCAAAATCGGCTAATGATTCTCCTCGCTTGCGTATACGCGATCTAAACTCACATCGGTACGCGGTAACCCTTTCTTTTGGATTAAATCTCTGAGCTAATACAGATTTTAAGCTATCGTAACTTTTAACCAACTCGGGTTTTAAATCCCCTAATAACTTCTGTGCAGTTCCGCGAAGACTCATTGAAAGTTGTTGAGCCTTTTCATGTTCCGTCCAACGGTTCCAAGAAGCACATTGTTCAAAGTGTACAATGAAATCTTTCCAGTCTACCGAACGGCCATCAAATTTTTCAGGCTCTTTCTCACGTCGCGTAATAGAAGTAGCACGTAAACCACCAGTGTATCCCTGTGGTACATATGTAGCGGGTCTAGGTGGACCATAAATAGGCATATGATGTGATAAATCACGTTGAAAAGGTTCCCGTGAATATGCATACTGAGAAGGTGCATTACGATTGTAATTAAACAGCGGATCGAATCGCGGTAGTGGAGAATGTCTATCTTGATAACGATCAGTTGGTTCATATACTTGCGACTGTTGATTATTGTAATCTTGACCTATATCATACATGTCCGTATCGACTTGTCTACGCGGTTGTCTAGCAGCAGAACTTGTATGAATTCGTGTACTCTGAGCTTCATTCTCTCTACTTAAtcgaaaataattttcattttcggCTCTCGGTCTAGGACTAGGAGCTACATTCTCTCTACTAAAtcgaaaataattttcattttcggCTCTCGGTCTAGGACTCGGAGCTACATTCTCTCTACTAAATCGAAAGTAATTTTCATTTTCGGCTCTCGGTCTAGGACTAGATGTCCTTAATAAAGGTTCATGCAAACCTGTACTTTCAAAATACTGAGGGGGTCTATACGGTTCCCTTGACGGATATAAATCAGCTCTTTCACGATTACCCGCAATAGGAGACAGGTTCTCGGCTTTCCGACTAGTCTCATCATCCTgtctttttctaaaatttaacttTGGAGAACTATCTATATTACGATATTCACCATACCGTGGCTCGTCGACAGATATCTCAATTTCGGATCCGCTTTTTGCATGAGAACGACCATCAAAATCAGGGAGGCTATTTGCTAACCTTTGCGGACCTGCAGAAGGTATCTCTATCGTAAGCGGGCTTAATGAATCAATTGGACTTTTAGGATCCATATGTTCGGCTCGTACTCTTTCAAAATCAAATTCTGATAACCGATAATCATGTGGCGGACCAAAGCTAACGTGTCTCCTATCATCGGTTCGTAATCTACGTAATACGGGGCTCTCAAAACTATGTACATCTATGTTTTCTTCAGATAGATAACCTGCATAATCTCTGTCAGCCATTGtcctaatttattttattttaatttacagaaattataaatttaaatttctccctatttaatttattctttttactttttaaattaaaaaatatacaaattatccTAGTCTTCTCTACAAATTTGAATCACATATCTCCCCACATTGGCCACCAAAAATGTAACAGGAGGGTCGGGTGTCTATGTGTCACCGTTCCCCCGTGAGTACTTATGTGAACCTGGAATCGCCAACAAAATCCAACATCAACAACCTTTGACCTTAAACCAGTGTAAATGTAATTTATTCCATTTATAATCCAAAATACTGTTAACGACGGATGCCTTTTATATTGGTCTCAATGGCAAATATATACCACAAACTTCTGAGTTAGCAATTCAGGTTTCTCGTTCGTTCCTCTGGGAGATTGTGTTTTGGTAGAGAAGACTCAAGATTTATTAAGTTCAGAtactttatatagaaataacataaATCAACATGTAACAATTAACAAGTGTAAACAAGATCCAAAATCAGTATAATTATATCAAAAAGGCAAAGAAAACTATAAACAGTTTTCTTCAATTTAACTTCAATAAATCGGTACTTTGTTTACAACAAAAATAGAGCACCAAAcaacaaaatatgcaaaaataaacTTATGTCTTTCtttaaattgaatttatataaaaagaagtgTAGTAGCTATCTAAATATTAGTGTTGAAATATCGGAACACCCTCCCTACGGAAAGTCGAGTGCACCGCGACACGTGGATGAATATGGCTAatctatttataaattaacatcgcaaaattactaaataaatctAGAATCAGAAGAACACACTGCGGTGAACGATtgaaaagttttaccaaataaaattctacatttttatcttaaaaattaaCCAGTCTACTTAAAAGGGGGACAATATTTAATCAAACATTTAGTAACTGACAAAATCTCggctatatatatagagagaggaGAGAGAAGTAGACCTTACTCAAGTCACTGGCCAAGAGACAAACTTAACTTCGAAACGGCCGCTTTTATACCACCGTTGACCAATCaaattaattattcaaatttgttttccTTAACCCATAATTAGCCAATGAAAATCGCGGTATCAGACATCATTCGGAATCAGTGCCAAAATGGATGACATAATAACATTTCAAGATTTCCAAAATGAAATATCGGAACTATCTACTTAAAAACACAATTTACACCCAAAAATATGTAAGACAAAGTTAAACTAGATGGTAAGTGACAACGTCTCTCTCTCTTATGTGAACACGaactataaaatttaaattatatacgaAAAACCGGCAAAAGTTATTTTTACAGgcaattttatcaaaacaattaatttgcaTAATCCAATTCCGCTACAAGTATTTGAAATTTTGCCCATTATTTCCAATCTTTTATAATTTAGAAACCCCAATAttgtctattcttttttttctcttttcatgGTAACTTGTATTGCTATATCAAAATAGAATGCGACTTTGCATTctctttgcattttttttttttatatttccatgCTGACATTTTCATGAACTTAATTCATGCAGCAGATTGAAActgaacataaaacataaaaaaaacttttttttattggtattgaatatttataaataattacaattatctgataaacaaaatcaaaaagtttACATCATTAAAAAAGAATTGTACTCATTTAATGGACAAAATGAATGCGTATCAAATGTAAGATTTTAAATGTAACAAccacaaaatatgaaaaagaaaatgtcCGAAAACTTACTGGAAAAAAGAAGCAAAACAAACGAACTACAAGAGAAATTCAGAACGGGAAATCTTTTataacatgacaaaatcaaaagctgaaacacatctaacgactggaaaacaactgtcaaattcctgattTTGTACATGCATTTCTCATGATCGTTTCAACCTCGGTTTTATCGCCAGCTAACTGGAATAGAAAATATTGCCCTTTGTATATGCAgtgaataaatttgtaaaaagcaAACAAGGGCGGGTTCTATCTTAATTGTATCGTTTTGCTAAAAGCACCACATTTTGAACACCAGCTGCTTTCCATTATATTTAAGGTTTTCCGAATGATATATATTtgcatagtttgttcttatgatcTACTGTTAcgctactgtcccaggttatgagggggttgggatcccgctaacttTTTCACAAAAACAACTATGTGCAACTGGGGAAACATGATTCAGGAACTTAAACATTTAATTGTGtggaaactatatatatatatatacagcactaaaaaaaacttaaataacgATCTAGTCTATGGTGCAAATACAGTACTTCTGTGTTCAAGACACAACGAACACAGTTTCATCCACTGCATGGTTAGTCAAGTTATGTAATAATAACATGTAAATGTATCTTCGTTCTTATCATGAAACCATTATGCATTTGCAAATGGCGACGCGCAATTTGATACGAAAGCAGCATAGCAACTCACATTGTCGAAACTTGTCAACATATTTCGATCGAATTAAACCAAACACTTTATACTATCATGCATTTGAATATAATGCATAATGTAACGGGTCTTTCTTCTGTGTATGTCTTGGGACTATACATTATTTCGGATCTGTGTATCCGGGATCGTAATCCATGTTTCCCGTTAATCTATAGTAAAGTTATCCGTAAGCTCACTGTAAAAACTGTTTGCCTGTATAACGAAGTCTGCTTAATGTTCACAATTCAATCATATAAAAGAACatgcatatataatatatttaaaggTTAAAACGTTACTAAATTCCAACTCTATATAAAACATGTTACTTCATTCTCATCTCAAAATATCGTGTTGTAAACATCTGTAATAAGATTAAACATTGCTTTATGGTATAAAACTTCTAAATGTTATTGCATCTCTACTGTGCAACCCATGTACTGTATAAACTGTTACATCAAtcaattgtttaattgttttacatttgttatttcggggccatGTATAgctagctgactatgcggtatgggcactgctcatttttgaaggccatatggtgatcTATAGTTTTTAGTTCTCTCATTTAGTCTCTTGttaagagttgtcttattggtaatcataccacatctcttttcaTATAGACACGGTGACAACTGTGACATATATTTAACCtaaaaaatgtatacaagttcAAACTATGTTCTCTAGCTCCCATCTATAATAGTTAGCGAAAATTAAGTGATTTTTGTTCGAATCGCAAAATCCTTGATGAtaattatatatgataaaaagttcCCTTTTAAATTTATAACAAGATAATGTGAATTGTAAAATCATGTATTTGTGTGAAgtatttcatgttttatataaaataatatgttaaagatacatgtatgcaagatagatacatgtatgaataagCAATAACtgatttttaagaaaaattaacatcttttcaaaaaatattttgattctgtACTGAAATGAAACTTCAGCAGAAATCGAATGCAATGCTCTCGTATCAAGTGCATACAACGATGTCTTAAATCCGAAATGATTTAAAAGTCAttgcataaaataaaaaaataaaaagaattgtcTAGTCTGCTACAAAAGTCACCAAAGCTAAACATGGCAATCCTTCTCTTTCGTGTCAACTTTTAGGTTCATTCTTTGTCTTTTTAAACATCAATGACTTCATAAAATTTTGCTAGCACCCTATGTTACTAGTAGTTAATACAGTTGGTATGCAGCCTTCAGGTAAAATACGTTGTCTTGAATTTTACCAAAGAGTAAATTACCTACGTTCCTTTgaatactttaaaatatgtttatgaaCCAGAGGTTGAATAGTGTCTAAATCGTATGTGTTTCGTTCGTTTCTTTGGCACTTTAATGCAATTAATCAAACATGTAagaatgtaaatattattttatactgtttcaGGTGAGTACATGTATATGTGGAAAACAAAGgaacgaaagatactaaaggcaCTATAAAACTCATAGATTGGAAAttaactgacaaggccatggcttaCAAAGAAAAAGACAGGCTAACAATACTAAAGAGTAATCAATACGAGTCTCTCCAAAAACGGACGgggtgaggggggggggggtggtccTCAAGTGCCCAGGAAGGGTATTTAATTGATCTACAGTATTCCCTCTTTAAACAAATTAAGTTATGCACCTTTATAGAATCGACTTCCATATATGAATGTTACTACTAAAGTAAACATAAATGTCGCGCTCACATAAAACCAAAATACGACCGTAGTCTTTGAAAGTCATCTATCGTCATCTACATGTATAAAGTGTTATTTCTAAAATGGTAAACATCAGAATTAGTAATCGCAAATTACTAATAGAATTTGGTAGATATACTAGAACACCTTTAGAACAGAGAATTTGTCCAATTTGCAAGGATGGGATTGCAGATGAGTTCCATTTCCTCATTGTATGTCAAGCGTTAGAACTGAATATCAATGtactcttttgtaattttaagtgATATAGTTCATTCTTTTGTTTATAAGTCTGAACAAAATAAGTttagtttcattttgaaatgtaATGTTGCTAAGAGcttttatagtattaaagcttaTGAGAGACATTGGTGAAAATTATCCCCACGTAATTACAGGTGGCGCTGTGGTAAATCAGGTCCAACAACATCTGTTTTTATGATAAGGAAGACAGCATGCATTCATTGGCACATGATTCACAAATATGTGTATGGTGACAATCAAGcctgttaaattatatattttttaattgtgaTATTTGATCAGTtcctttgtttaatttttatcgTATTCACTATTTAATATATTAATGATACACATATGTGTCAAATTAGGAAATTGTGAGACAGCCTaaactgaaaacaaaaattacaatgaTCAAGAAATGCATATGTACATTGTATCAGGAAGAAAAATGAGAgagtttttataacatatttacaattataaatattaatgcatgtatatatgtctTTTTTCATTAAAACGAATAAATATTGAAGAGTTGTTACAtgacatatatacatttttttgtagttatgaatatataataatatttaaatttatctacaa from Mytilus edulis chromosome 7, xbMytEdul2.2, whole genome shotgun sequence encodes the following:
- the LOC139483213 gene encoding uncharacterized protein, whose translation is MADRDYAGYLSEENIDVHSFESPVLRRLRTDDRRHVSFGPPHDYRLSEFDFERVRAEHMDPKSPIDSLSPLTIEIPSAGPQRLANSLPDFDGRSHAKSGSEIEISVDEPRYGEYRNIDSSPKLNFRKRQDDETSRKAENLSPIAGNRERADLYPSREPYRPPQYFESTGLHEPLLRTSSPRPRAENENYFRFSRENVAPSPRPRAENENYFRFSRENVAPSPRPRAENENYFRLSRENEAQSTRIHTSSAARQPRRQVDTDMYDIGQDYNNQQSQVYEPTDRYQDRHSPLPRFDPLFNYNRNAPSQYAYSREPFQRDLSHHMPIYGPPRPATYVPQGYTGGLRATSITRREKEPEKFDGRSVDWKDFIVHFEQCASWNRWTEHEKAQQLSMSLRGTAQKLLGDLKPELVKSYDSLKSVLAQRFNPKERVTAYRCEFRSRIRKRGESLADFGYALRRLVRLAYPEGEYNTVLEQLVINQFINGLSNVEMEKHVQFAHPQKLEAAIACAVEFEAFTGAQMNPPRKPKDDNPLSLPVNNINRNKQNKEKTENSKKEMSACPQNEIKDLTEVISSCFGKMSDKLDNLTVGKTRNYPNPVTCYKCGKEGHFAKFCRKETECQNCDKFGHHYRNCAAPATHCVNCNRWGHLAKYCRTTNKVNDFNDQTGSNDKGND